Below is a genomic region from Cloeon dipterum chromosome 2, ieCloDipt1.1, whole genome shotgun sequence.
TAGTTTTGACTGCTCCGACAGACGGCGGTGGCTGCGCCGCAGCAGACGGGAGACGGGGCCAGACTGCTTACTGCTGGTGCTGGCTGGGTGTTTTCTTTTGATCGAATAATTCGACCCAGCCAGCAGAAGCATTCGACAAGTGTACAGACGCGATTTCTTGGTGCCTAGAGACTGGGGCGGTCGGACAAGAAGGCATGAGCTGCGTCCGCAAGTCGCTGAAGACCCCTGACGCCCTACGGAGTCGCCAGGCGGAAGGTGCGTGCCCAAAACACCGCTGGCGCCCTGAATGGGATGTCTTTCAGTGTTTTGAATTGTGAATTTGGTTTTAACAGAGTTTCTCAGGTTTTTTTGTGCTCCCACCAGAAGCGACTGAGGAGGCTTTGGCCATGAAGGGCTCCATCAGCCCTGAGGAGGTGCTCAGGCTGCCCAGGATCACCGAGAGTAAGTTCCTACACACATAATTCTCTGTAACCCTTTTTGAGATAATGTTGGACAATTCTATCCCTCCGTATGGATTGAGATGAAttcaaacttatttttaaattaataattatatattaaaataaaatatcctattaatttgtcaaatcaCGGACCATGCAAACTTTCTTGAATTATAGTATCCGGACTATACATAAATGCAAGACccaaatcaatgaaaaaattgtgtcGATACAAAAAAGAGACAAACTGAAATAATGATCAAAGAGCAGAGTGCGTTGCGTGCAAACCCATTGGCCAACAACAAAGTTTTCCTCTTGGGAATCTGGCTGTGGCCTCgtgaaagtaataaaaaaatatttttataatataatggaATGAATATTCACCcaataattcgtttttatGTTAGTTGACGTGGTTCAaactttttgcatttaattttctatcgTGTCACTTGCGTGGAAAATTGAAGTCTGCGTTTTTGACGGCCAATGTTATGACGCGCCTCAAAAACTTTTCAGCTCAACAGATAAGCTTCTCCATTATTCATACCAGCCTCGCCTCTTTTAAAACTGACTAATAATTCTGAATCACTAATGCTAAAAGTTATATTATTTGCcagaaagaatttaaattcgatatcactgtaaaattgattttttttgtagtaGAAGTCAGTAAAAAATAGCTGTGGAATCTAAGATGGAATTGacaatgtttaaataatttttatatgtgtcaagatgttttttttttttaatttagaaactgCCATTCCTTCATTCTGCTGTAATACTCCCCATTATGTTAGTTTGCGATCTCAAGTAAATcgacttttttattctttccacatgccaaataatcaCAATATTGACACAGTTCCACTTTACAAGTGGTCAACGTCCGCGCTGCCTGCcatagaataaataattcacgGCAAGAGGCGCGAATCAATCATGGAGGCCTTTTGACGTCTAATTGCAACAATTTGCATAGCTCGCGCCCCTAATGAGGTCGCACCAAAATTCTTCCCCATTTGCCAGGTCACGCACAACTCAGATCTGGCTGTTGTGTGTCGCGAAATAACGACCCGGCagactcttttttattttctccataTCTATTGTGAAAACTTTTGTAGGTCGAGTATTCATCTCCTCATTAGATATGTTGCAAGTCGCGAATGCTCTCGTCAGTTTGAGATGTCTGGAAAGTTTTCAAGTTAAACtgtagggtacctacattccgtcaaacaatgaccattctgcaacacacaaattcacacaacagactaatcacattgtttgacgagcatatataaaccgacgcgacgcaattcaaagagagagaattcctgcagcagcctagacgaccggaccaatcctgattgtgaggacaaactggacgaggaccctgtaagacgtaaagatcgccatcgcagcaggacgatgtagcttccgtccccgatgttgtTGATCGCATGCCTGGGCTTAAGCGGTACCACACTTCGGATGCTGCACCccgcttcaccgaagtccctgacAGACCCACTCGGACGCGTCCCGAGTCTTTATTCCGTCCCATTCTCCGAGCCTCACAATTCACATATATTCAGCCACGCAGCCCAGTCTACACTtttccgatgtcgtcccatttccacaagtcgcagtccacacacgcagcccaCAACTacagctttaataaaattcataatataggaaACCACTGCGCATCGTTATTCCTTCCTATATATTTGGTGACCCCCGACGATAGACGCTGGATGAAGACAGCCAATtctcaagaatttttcaaactggaaGAGGCCGCTCAACAATTAACAAGAATCAACAATTAGTTCAAAATGCATCGCGGCCCTCAACAATCAGGTATTTAAATTCATCCAGACAAGAACACGCAGAATTCTTCGATCAAGACCTGGCAAgtgagattcaaaattttccacctgCATACGACTTCCAGTCTCAGTAAGGGGCGTAtgtagggtacctacattccgtcaaacaatgaccattctgcaacacacaaattcacacaacagactaatcacattgtttgacgagcatatataaaccgacgcgacgcaattcaaagagagagaattcctgcagcagcctagacgaccggaccaaccctgattgtgaggacaaactggacgaggaccctgtaagacgtaaagatcgccatcgcagcaggacgatgtagcttccgtccccgatgttgtTGATCGCATGCCTGGGCTTAAGCGGTACCACACTTCGGATGCTGCACCccgcttcaccgaagtccctgacAGACCCACTCGGACGCGTCCCGAGTCTTTATTCCGTCCCATTCTCCGAGCCTCACAATTCACATATATTCAGCCACGCAGCCCAGTCTACACTtttccgatgtcgtcccatttccacaagtcgcagtccacacacgcagcccaCAACTacagctttaataaaattcataatataggaaACCACTGCGCATCGTTATTCCTTCCTATAAAACAATGAAACCACATTCGagtcatttattatttaattttcgtaaATCGACCTGGggaaaaacgtaaaaaagtCAATGTCAATCAATGCGAGGCGAACAGGTATGTGACAATTCGTAGAATTGTGTTAATTGTAAGctgtcaattaaaattaacgacGCAACATCTAAACATATCTATCCTATCTGCTCTTCTATTAGTAAATCTGTGTTAATAAAAGTGTTTATGGTATTTAATTAGTCTTAATTAAAGCAGGAAAACACGTGAAATTGTTACACGCGTGACTTTAAAGTCAAGGcagtaatataatttttatgaagccACTCGCTGGAAACGGTTATCCTTTGTCCCCCTTTTTGCTTTAGAAGTGGCTTGaataaaagtcaaattttcccACACTGCTGAATACAGCAAAAAATCGATGGTTACCTCAAAGCTGTGAGTAACGCAGCAGATGATATATATGTAATTATTGCGCTAATTAGAGCCTGAGAAGCTGGCACTGACTAACACGGCCAACCATTTTCACAGACTACCTCTGCGCGCCTGACGCCAATGTCTATGAAATCGACTTCACTAGGTTCAAAATCAGAGATCTGGAGACCGGCACCattctttttgaaattgcgAAACCACCACCAACAGGTaaacaaacattatttaaaatagtcactgccattgatttaattttctcagatTGCAACTCTGATCTTGAGGACGAGCCCGATCATGAAAACGAGGAAGTGGACCCAAATGCAGGCCGTTTTGTCCGCTATCAATTTACTCCGCAATTCCTCAAGCTCAAAACTGTTGGTGCCAcgtaagaattttaaaaccaaattgatTTCTTCCTACAACCATTTCGAATCCAGGGTAGAGTTTACAATTGGCAGCAAAGCGGTCAACAACTTCCGGATGATTGAACGACATTTCTTCAGAGACAAGCTGTTGAAGTCGTTTGACTTTGAGTTTGGTTTCTGCATTCCAAACAGCAAAAACACGTGTGAGCATATATATGAGTTCCCGACACTCAGCCC
It encodes:
- the unc-119 gene encoding protein unc-119 homolog B isoform X1, whose protein sequence is MSCVRKSLKTPDALRSRQAEGFFVLPPEATEEALAMKGSISPEEVLRLPRITENYLCAPDANVYEIDFTRFKIRDLETGTILFEIAKPPPTGKQTLFKIVTAIDLIFSDCNSDLEDEPDHENEEVDPNAGRFVRYQFTPQFLKLKTVGATVEFTIGSKAVNNFRMIERHFFRDKLLKSFDFEFGFCIPNSKNTCEHIYEFPTLSPDLVREMIEHPFETRSDSFYFVDDRLIMHNKADYSYDGGI
- the unc-119 gene encoding protein unc-119 homolog B isoform X2, with protein sequence MSCVRKSLKTPDALRSRQAEEATEEALAMKGSISPEEVLRLPRITENYLCAPDANVYEIDFTRFKIRDLETGTILFEIAKPPPTGKQTLFKIVTAIDLIFSDCNSDLEDEPDHENEEVDPNAGRFVRYQFTPQFLKLKTVGATVEFTIGSKAVNNFRMIERHFFRDKLLKSFDFEFGFCIPNSKNTCEHIYEFPTLSPDLVREMIEHPFETRSDSFYFVDDRLIMHNKADYSYDGGI
- the unc-119 gene encoding protein unc-119 homolog B isoform X5, which gives rise to MKGSISPEEVLRLPRITENYLCAPDANVYEIDFTRFKIRDLETGTILFEIAKPPPTGKQTLFKIVTAIDLIFSDCNSDLEDEPDHENEEVDPNAGRFVRYQFTPQFLKLKTVGATVEFTIGSKAVNNFRMIERHFFRDKLLKSFDFEFGFCIPNSKNTCEHIYEFPTLSPDLVREMIEHPFETRSDSFYFVDDRLIMHNKADYSYDGGI
- the unc-119 gene encoding protein unc-119 homolog B isoform X3 codes for the protein MSCVRKSLKTPDALRSRQAEGFFVLPPEATEEALAMKGSISPEEVLRLPRITENYLCAPDANVYEIDFTRFKIRDLETGTILFEIAKPPPTDCNSDLEDEPDHENEEVDPNAGRFVRYQFTPQFLKLKTVGATVEFTIGSKAVNNFRMIERHFFRDKLLKSFDFEFGFCIPNSKNTCEHIYEFPTLSPDLVREMIEHPFETRSDSFYFVDDRLIMHNKADYSYDGGI
- the unc-119 gene encoding protein unc-119 homolog B isoform X4, which produces MSCVRKSLKTPDALRSRQAEEATEEALAMKGSISPEEVLRLPRITENYLCAPDANVYEIDFTRFKIRDLETGTILFEIAKPPPTDCNSDLEDEPDHENEEVDPNAGRFVRYQFTPQFLKLKTVGATVEFTIGSKAVNNFRMIERHFFRDKLLKSFDFEFGFCIPNSKNTCEHIYEFPTLSPDLVREMIEHPFETRSDSFYFVDDRLIMHNKADYSYDGGI